In Phyllostomus discolor isolate MPI-MPIP mPhyDis1 chromosome 2, mPhyDis1.pri.v3, whole genome shotgun sequence, the following are encoded in one genomic region:
- the RAPGEF3 gene encoding rap guanine nucleotide exchange factor 3 has translation MKVGWPGESRWQVDLTVEDSPALGAPQVGGLPDVVPDGTLLNMVLRRMHRPRSCSYQLLLEHQRPSRIQGLRWTPLTNSEESLDFSVNLEQASTERVLRAGKQLHRHLLATCPNLIRDRKHHLRLYRQCCSGRELVDGILALGLGVHSRSQAVGICQVLLDEGALCHVKHDWTFQDRDTQFYRFPGLELEPAGVHELEEELVEAMALLSQRGPDALLTVALRKPPGQRTDEELELIFEELLHIKAVARLSNSVKRELAAVLLFEPHSKAGTVLFSQGDKGTSWYIIWKGSVNVVTHGKGLVTTLHEGDDFGQLALVNDAPRAATIILREDNCHFLRVDKQDFNRIIKDVEAKTMRLEEHGKVVLVLERTSQGAGSSCPPTPGRNRYTVMSGTPEKILELLLEATRPDSNAHDPTETFLSDFLLTHRVFMPSSQFCAALLHHFHAEPAGGSEQERNTYICNKRQQILRLVSQWVALYGPMLHTDPVASSFLQKLSDLVSRDARLSNLLREQWPERRRHHRLENGCGSASPQIKARNIPVWLPSQDEPLPSSNCTIRVGDKVPYDICRPDHSVVTLQLPVTASVREVMAALAQEDGWTKGQVLVKVNSAGDAIGLQPDARGVATSLGLNERLFVVNPQEVHELTPHPEQLGPTVGSAEGLDLVSAKDLAGQLTDHDWNLFNSIHQVELIYYVLGPQHLRDVTTANLERFMRRFNELQYWVATELCLCPIPGPRAQLLRKFIKLAAHLKEQKNLNSFFAVMFGLSNSAISRLAQTWERLPHKIRKLYSALERLLDPSWNHRVYRLALTKLSPPVIPFMPLLLKDMTFIHEGNHTLVENLINFEKMRMMARAVRMLHHCRSHGYVPLSPLRSRVSHLHEDSQMARISTCSEQSLGTRSPSSTWAYVQQLKVIDNQRELSRLSRELEP, from the exons ACGCCACTCACCAACAGCGAGGAGTCCCTGGATTTCAGCGTGAATCTGGAGCAG gcgtCCACAGAGCGGGTGCTCAGGGCTGGGAAGCAGCTGCATCGACATCTCCTGGCCACCTGCCCCAACCTCATCCGAGACCGAAAGCACCACCTTAGACTCTATCG GCAGTGCTGCTCAGGTCGGGAGCTGGTGGATGGGATCTTGGCCCTGGGGCTTGGGGTCCATTCACGGAGCCAAGCTGTGGGAATCTGCCAGGTCCTGCTCGATGAAGGGGCCCTCTGCCATG TCAAACACGACTGGACCTTCCAGGACCGAGATACCCAGTTCTACCGTTTCCcggggctggagctggagcctGCAGGAGTCCATGAGCTGGAGGAGGAGTTGGTTGAGGCCATGGCCCTGCTCTCCCAGCGGGGGCCTGATGCCCTGCTCACTGTGGCGCTTCGAAAGCC cccaggccagcGCACAGATGAGGAGCTGGAGCTCATCTTTGAGGAGCTGCTGCACATCAAGGCCGTGGCCCGCCTGTCCAACTCG gtgAAGCGGGAGCTAGCGGCGGTCCTGCTCTTTGAGCCACACAGCAAGGCAGGGACTGTGT TGTTCAGCCAGGGGGACAAGGGCACCTCGTGGTACATTATCTGGAAGGGATCTGTCAATGTGGTGACCCATGGCAAG GGGCTGGTGACCACACTGCACGAGGGAGATGACTTTGGACAGCTGGCTCTGGTGAACGATGCGCCCCGGGCAGCCACCATCATCCTGCGAGAAGACAACTGTCATTTTCTCCGAGTGGACAAGCAGGACTTCAACCGTATCATCAAG GATGTGGAAGCAAAGACCATGAGGCTGGAAGAACACGGCAAAGTGGTGTTGGTGCTGGAGAGAACCTCTCAGGGCGCTGGCTCCTcttgccccccaaccccaggcaggAACCG GTATACGGTGATGTCTGGGACCCCGGAGAAGATCCTAGAACTGCTGTTGGAGGCCACGAGGCCTGATTCCAATGCTCATGACCCAACAG AGACGTTCCTCAGTGATTTCCTCCTGACTCACAGAGTCTTCATGCCCAGCAGCCAGTTCTGCGCGGCCCTCCTGCACCA CTTCCATGCGGAGCCCGCGGGCGGCAGTGAGCAGGAGCGTAACACCTACATCTGCAACAAGAGACAGCAGATCCTGCGGCTGGTTAGCCAGTGGGTAGCCCTGTATGGCCCCATGCTCCACACTGACCCTGTGGCCAGCAGCTTTCTCCAG AAACTCTCAGACCTGGTGAGCAGGGATGCCCGGCTTAGCAACCTGCTTCGGGAGCAGTGGCCAGAGAGGCGGCGACACCACAG GTTGGAGAACGGCTGTGGGAGTGCGTCTCCTCAGATAAAG GCCCGGAACATACCTGTTTGGCTCCCTAGCCAGGATGAGCCCCTTCCCAGCAGCAACTGTACCATCCGAGTTGGGGACAAAG TCCCCTATGACATCTGCCGGCCAGACCACTCCGTGGTGACCCTACAGCTGCCTGTGACAGCGTCAGTGAGAGAGGTGATGGCAGCGTTGGCCCAGGAGGATGGCTGGACCAAGGGACAGGTGCTGGTGAAAGTCAACTCTGCGGGTG ATGCCATTGGCCTGCAGCCAGATGCCCGTGGTGTAGCCACATCCCTGGGGCTCAACGAACGGCTCTTTGTTGTCAACCCACAGGAAGTGCATGAACTG ACCCCACACCCTGAGCAGCTGGGGCCCACTGTGGGCTCTGCTGAGGGGCTGGACCTGGTGAGTGCCAAGGACCTGGCAGGCCAGCTGACGGACCACGACTGGAACCTCTTCAACAGTATCCACCAG GTAGAGCTgatctactatgtgctgggcccCCAGCATCTGCGGGACGTCACCACCGCCAACCTGGAGCGGTTCATGCGCCGCTTCAATGAGCTACAGTACTGGGTGGCCACGGAGCTGTGCCTCTGCCCCATACCCGGCCCTCGGGCCCAGCTGCTTAGGAAGTTCATCAAGCTGGCAGCCCA CCTCAAGGAACAAAAGAACCTCAATTCCTTCTTTGCGGTCATGTTTGGCCTCAGCAACTCGGCCATCAGCCGCCTGGCCCAAACCTGGGAG CGGCTGCCCCACAAAATCCGGAAGCTGTACTCGGCCCTCGAGAGGCTGCTG GACCCCTCCTGGAACCACCGAGTGTACCGACTGGCCCTCACGAAGCTCTCCCCTCCTGTCATCCCCTTCATGCCCCTTCTCCTCAAAG ACATGACCTTTATCCATGAGGGAAACCACACCCTGGTGGAGAATCTCATCAACTTTGAGAAGATG AGAATGATGGCCAGAGCCGTGCGGATGCTGCACCACTGCCGAAGCCACGGCTACG tgcCTCTCTCACCACTGAGGAGCCGCGTCTCCCACCTCCACGAGGACAGCCAGATGGCGAGGATTTCCACGT GCTCGGAGCAGTCCCTGGGCACCCGGAGTCCCAGCAGCACCTGGGCCTACGTCCAACAGCTGAAGGTCATTGACAACCAGCGGGAACTGTCCCGCCTCTCCCGGGAACTGGAGCcatga